Proteins from one Candidatus Eisenbacteria bacterium genomic window:
- the ruvB gene encoding Holliday junction branch migration DNA helicase RuvB: MADPSRFGEDIQEEGRLRPAALDDFVGQASLKEQLHIFLEATRRRGEALDHVLFHGPPGLGKTTLAVILAQELGVEITHTSGPVIERPGDLAGLLTNLGPRGILFVDEIHRMSAVVEEYLYPALEDFTLDILLDRGPSARTLKLNLERFTLVGATTRAGLLSAPLRARFGMTLRLDYYNAADLAHIVTRAAGIFGVEIDAAAANEIARRARGTPRVANRLLRRVRDVALIKGDGRVTLPLTREALRLLEVDERGLDEMDRRLLEALIHKYGGGPVGLSTLGVVVGEEAATLEDVYEPFLIQEGFLKRTPRGREATPLAYEHLGLAVPASIGAGTVARGGAGSVADAPRVARPQPELPLS, encoded by the coding sequence ATGGCGGATCCGTCTCGATTCGGCGAAGACATCCAGGAAGAGGGGCGGCTGCGTCCGGCCGCACTCGACGATTTCGTCGGGCAGGCCTCCCTCAAGGAACAGCTCCACATATTCCTCGAGGCCACCCGGCGCCGCGGCGAAGCGCTCGATCACGTGCTGTTCCATGGCCCGCCGGGGCTCGGCAAGACGACACTCGCCGTGATCCTCGCGCAGGAGCTCGGGGTCGAGATCACGCACACCTCGGGACCCGTGATCGAACGGCCGGGCGACCTCGCCGGCCTGCTCACGAATCTCGGTCCGCGCGGAATCCTGTTCGTCGACGAGATCCATCGCATGAGTGCGGTGGTCGAGGAATACCTCTATCCGGCGCTCGAGGACTTCACGCTCGACATTCTGCTCGACCGCGGTCCCAGCGCTCGCACGCTCAAGCTCAATCTGGAGCGTTTCACGCTGGTGGGTGCGACCACACGGGCGGGACTCCTGTCCGCGCCGTTGCGCGCGCGCTTCGGCATGACGCTGCGCCTCGACTACTACAACGCCGCCGATCTCGCGCACATCGTGACGCGCGCCGCCGGCATTTTCGGAGTCGAGATCGACGCTGCGGCGGCCAACGAGATCGCACGCCGTGCGCGCGGCACGCCGCGCGTCGCCAATCGCCTGCTGAGACGCGTGCGAGACGTCGCGCTCATCAAGGGGGACGGGCGCGTGACGCTGCCGCTCACGCGCGAGGCGCTGCGGCTGCTCGAGGTGGACGAGCGCGGTCTCGACGAGATGGACCGGCGGCTGCTCGAAGCGCTGATCCACAAGTACGGCGGTGGTCCGGTGGGCCTGAGCACGCTCGGTGTCGTGGTGGGAGAGGAAGCCGCCACGCTCGAAGACGTGTACGAGCCGTTCCTGATTCAGGAAGGGTTCCTCAAGCGCACCCCGCGCGGCCGCGAGGCGACGCCGCTCGCATACGAGCACCTGGGGCTGGCGGTCCCGGCCAGCATCGGCGCCGGCACCGTGGCTCGCGGAGGGGCCGGCAGCGTCGCCGACGCACCTCGAGTCGCACGCCCGCAGCCCGAGCTGCCGCTCTCCTGA
- the ruvA gene encoding Holliday junction branch migration protein RuvA, with protein sequence MIASLRGRLLEHAGGSCVIEASGVGYLVQVSSQTARTLPDPGAEVFLLTHQVVREDALLLFGFAAADERKLFELLITVSGVGPKVALAVLSGLAPAVLARAIREENVAALVAIPGVGRKTAERLVVELRDKLEMIVTAASAPPGGGAATPLVSGRGVLPRSERFDDAVAALVQLGYSAPQAQDAVRKSSVDTADLSLEDLVRRALARLARPTVAVR encoded by the coding sequence GTGATCGCCTCGCTGCGCGGCCGCCTGCTCGAACACGCCGGGGGCTCATGTGTGATCGAAGCGTCCGGCGTTGGCTATCTGGTGCAGGTCTCGAGCCAGACCGCGCGGACGCTGCCGGATCCCGGCGCTGAAGTCTTCCTGCTCACGCACCAGGTGGTGCGCGAGGATGCGCTGCTGCTGTTCGGATTCGCGGCGGCCGATGAGCGCAAGCTGTTCGAGCTGCTCATCACGGTGAGCGGTGTGGGTCCCAAGGTGGCGCTCGCGGTGCTGTCGGGCCTCGCGCCCGCGGTGCTGGCGCGCGCGATCCGCGAGGAGAACGTGGCGGCGCTGGTGGCGATTCCCGGCGTCGGGCGCAAGACCGCGGAGCGGCTGGTGGTCGAGCTGCGCGACAAGCTCGAGATGATTGTGACCGCGGCTTCGGCGCCGCCGGGCGGCGGTGCCGCAACGCCTCTCGTTTCCGGACGCGGCGTGCTGCCGCGCTCCGAACGCTTCGACGATGCCGTCGCAGCGCTGGTGCAGCTGGGTTACAGTGCGCCGCAGGCGCAGGACGCGGTCCGCAAGTCCAGCGTCGACACTGCCGACCTGTCGCTCGAGGACCTCGTGCGCCGTGCGCTCGCGAGACTTGCGCGGCCCACTGTCGCCGTTCGCTGA
- the ruvC gene encoding crossover junction endodeoxyribonuclease RuvC: MRVLGLDPGSRRTGYGVVERHGNRFTCVKHGTVAPAGGLDLAHRLHAIAVQIEALVAEVRPDVVAVEEAFYHENVRSTLVLGHVRGVLLVAAVRHDCAVAEYTPREIKLSVAGRGGATKDQVSFMVRRLLDVRGELAVDAGDALATALCHLQRARLTPPARAASVAARRLEALLTSRGTR; encoded by the coding sequence ATGCGCGTTCTCGGACTGGACCCGGGCAGTCGCCGCACCGGCTATGGCGTGGTGGAGCGCCACGGCAATCGCTTCACGTGCGTGAAGCACGGCACCGTCGCGCCTGCCGGCGGGCTCGATCTGGCGCATCGCCTGCATGCGATCGCGGTGCAGATCGAAGCGCTGGTCGCGGAGGTGCGGCCCGATGTCGTCGCGGTCGAGGAGGCGTTCTACCACGAGAACGTGCGCTCGACTCTGGTGCTCGGTCACGTGCGCGGCGTGCTTCTGGTCGCGGCGGTCCGCCACGACTGCGCGGTCGCCGAATACACGCCGCGTGAGATCAAGCTCAGCGTCGCGGGGCGCGGTGGCGCCACCAAGGATCAGGTGAGTTTCATGGTGAGGCGGTTGCTCGACGTGCGCGGCGAGCTCGCGGTCGACGCCGGCGACGCGCTCGCGACCGCACTCTGCCATCTGCAGCGCGCGCGACTCACGCCGCCCGCGCGTGCTGCGTCGGTGGCGGCGCGGCGCCTCGAAGCGCTGTTGACTTCGCGGGGTACCCGGTGA
- the fusA gene encoding elongation factor G: MKEYTAAQIRNVALVAHHGVGKTSLAEAMLFLAKATTRLGRIADGTTLLDHAPDEISRQITIDLGLAQFEWAGHKINLLDTPGFPDFVGDVYGALRVADAALLMLRANAGVEVGTEVVYEILKQEKSPVLVVVNMMDKEHADFTGAIASCQRRLGLNAVAVQLPIGVGESFHGIVDLVENKAYTFAGKGMEEKSTEAPIPDEMKAEVEAARARLMEEAATGDESLMEKFLGTGELTIEEIRRGLCERVVQGDLAPAFCCSAFNNHGVKEVLDEVVDILPSPLDVPPIVGRAANGTEVPCKPEPNAPLAAEVFKTHSEQHLGEVSMIRVYSGHLEPGLEVTNASRHRTERIGTLYHLIGKERVDTRKVTAGDIVAAVKLRETHTGDTITDKAHQLELPTPDFPAPVTAEAIHARNKGDEEKMAHGLARLHEEDPTFIKHYETSTRETLVMGMGDLHLEVMVDRLKRRFGVEVLLTRPHVPYRETIKVKAQDEYRHKKQTGGRGQFGEVHLRLDPVKRGDGFKFLDEIKGGVVPNQFIPAVEKGVVAGMERGPLGGYPVVDVQVALFFGKYHDVDSSEMAFKIAAETCFHQAMLKAAPIILEPIDEVMVRIPEEFLGDVMGDMSAKRGRIVGTESDGHYQVIKAMVPAAELYKYATHLRAITQGRGMHAARVSHYEEVPRELADKVIAAARTEKAAGAHA, from the coding sequence TTGAAGGAGTACACCGCCGCACAGATTCGTAACGTTGCGCTGGTTGCGCATCACGGTGTAGGAAAAACGTCGCTCGCTGAGGCCATGTTGTTCCTCGCCAAGGCGACCACTCGACTCGGTCGCATCGCCGACGGAACCACGCTGCTCGACCACGCGCCGGACGAGATCAGCCGCCAGATCACCATCGATTTGGGCCTGGCGCAGTTCGAGTGGGCCGGCCACAAGATCAACCTGCTCGACACGCCCGGCTTCCCGGATTTCGTCGGCGATGTGTACGGCGCTCTGCGAGTCGCCGACGCCGCGCTGCTGATGCTGCGCGCCAATGCCGGCGTCGAAGTCGGCACCGAGGTCGTTTACGAGATCCTGAAGCAGGAGAAATCTCCGGTCCTCGTGGTCGTGAACATGATGGACAAGGAGCACGCCGACTTCACCGGCGCGATCGCGTCCTGCCAGCGCCGCCTGGGACTCAATGCGGTCGCCGTGCAGCTGCCGATCGGCGTGGGCGAGTCCTTCCACGGCATCGTCGATCTGGTCGAGAACAAGGCGTACACGTTCGCCGGCAAGGGCATGGAAGAGAAGTCGACCGAGGCGCCGATCCCGGACGAAATGAAAGCCGAAGTCGAAGCCGCGCGCGCCCGGCTGATGGAAGAGGCCGCGACCGGCGACGAGTCGCTCATGGAGAAGTTCCTCGGCACCGGCGAGCTGACGATCGAGGAAATCCGTCGCGGCCTGTGCGAGCGCGTGGTGCAGGGAGACCTGGCGCCGGCGTTCTGCTGCTCGGCGTTCAACAACCACGGCGTCAAGGAAGTGCTCGACGAGGTCGTCGACATCCTGCCGTCTCCGCTCGACGTTCCGCCGATCGTGGGGCGCGCCGCCAATGGCACCGAAGTCCCGTGCAAGCCCGAGCCGAACGCGCCGCTCGCCGCCGAGGTCTTCAAGACCCACTCCGAGCAGCACCTCGGCGAGGTCTCGATGATCCGCGTGTATTCGGGTCACCTGGAGCCGGGGCTCGAAGTGACGAACGCCTCGCGCCACCGCACCGAGCGCATCGGCACGCTCTATCACCTGATCGGCAAGGAACGGGTCGACACGCGCAAGGTCACGGCCGGCGACATCGTCGCGGCGGTCAAGCTGCGCGAGACGCACACCGGCGACACGATCACCGACAAAGCGCATCAGCTCGAGCTGCCGACCCCTGACTTCCCGGCCCCGGTCACCGCCGAGGCGATCCACGCCAGGAACAAGGGCGACGAAGAAAAGATGGCGCACGGGCTCGCGCGGCTGCACGAGGAAGACCCCACCTTCATCAAGCACTACGAGACCAGCACCCGCGAGACGCTCGTGATGGGGATGGGTGACCTGCACCTCGAGGTCATGGTCGATCGGTTGAAGCGGCGCTTCGGAGTCGAGGTGCTGCTCACGCGTCCGCACGTGCCGTATCGGGAGACCATCAAGGTCAAGGCCCAGGACGAATACCGGCACAAGAAGCAGACCGGCGGTCGCGGCCAGTTCGGCGAGGTCCACCTGCGGCTCGATCCGGTCAAGCGGGGTGACGGCTTCAAGTTCCTCGACGAGATCAAGGGCGGCGTGGTGCCGAACCAGTTCATTCCCGCGGTCGAGAAGGGCGTTGTCGCCGGCATGGAGCGCGGACCGCTCGGCGGCTACCCGGTCGTCGACGTGCAGGTCGCTCTGTTCTTCGGCAAGTACCACGACGTCGACTCATCCGAAATGGCGTTCAAGATCGCGGCCGAGACCTGCTTCCATCAGGCGATGCTCAAGGCCGCGCCCATCATCCTCGAGCCGATCGACGAGGTGATGGTGCGCATCCCCGAGGAGTTCCTCGGCGACGTGATGGGCGACATGTCGGCCAAGCGCGGGCGTATCGTGGGCACCGAGTCGGACGGCCACTACCAGGTCATCAAAGCCATGGTGCCGGCCGCGGAGCTGTACAAGTACGCCACCCACTTGAGGGCGATCACGCAGGGTCGCGGCATGCACGCCGCCAGGGTTTCGCACTACGAAGAAGTGCCGCGCGAACTCGCCGACAAGGTGATCGCGGCCGCACGCACCGAGAAGGCGGCGGGAGCGCACGCTTAG
- a CDS encoding cytochrome c, with protein sequence MRNLSPARCAAALLIVATAVASPFAFTASAGPSKGDPLAAKKLYTTKCVACHKADGSGGVKLTGNPTPSWKDAKRMATVTDDQLRDCITNGRPKSGMVAWGKNGQLKPADIENMIAYIRTISKK encoded by the coding sequence ATGCGGAACCTCTCGCCGGCTCGCTGCGCGGCGGCGCTCCTCATCGTTGCCACGGCGGTCGCCTCGCCCTTCGCCTTCACCGCCTCGGCAGGCCCCTCCAAGGGTGACCCGCTGGCGGCCAAGAAGCTCTACACGACCAAGTGCGTGGCGTGCCACAAGGCCGACGGTTCGGGCGGCGTCAAACTGACCGGAAACCCGACGCCGAGCTGGAAGGACGCCAAGCGCATGGCGACCGTGACCGACGATCAGCTGCGTGACTGCATCACCAACGGCCGGCCCAAGTCGGGCATGGTGGCGTGGGGCAAGAACGGCCAGCTCAAGCCGGCGGACATCGAGAACATGATCGCGTACATCCGGACGATCTCGAAGAAGTAG